The sequence below is a genomic window from Nitrospirota bacterium.
AACAGCTCCACGCCGTGAGGTGAGACAATGACACCTACCGTTGCCAAATATCTCAGTACTGTTTGGCCAGAACTATCTGGTTCAAAAGTTGTATTTGCCGCGGCAGTCATCTTGCTCATAGCCAATCTCGGCGCCCTGATCGACCTTATTTTTCATCCCGAAATCCCCTATTTTCACGAAGAGCATCTGATTGTCGGTGGAATTACCGCGTTGCTGACCGCTGTTCTCTTTGTAATACTGACAATGCATCTCAAAACTTCGCGCATCAGCGAGAAAAGGCTGAGGTCCCTGTTCGATGTCTCGCCCGATTTTATCCTTATTCTGGACACGAACGGCGTGATCATCCAGACAAATCAGGCTTCAGTTTCCGGGTCGGGCTACCGCAAACGTGAACTTATCGGCCATGGAATAAACGAATTTCTCACACCATCATCTCAAAAAATATTCGAAAAGCATTTTCCCGTTCTCATGGAGCTCGGTTCATGCAGGGTTGAGATCGAGTCCGTATTGAAGGACGGGAGTGTCCGCGTCATGGATTGCCGGGCTATCGCTTTGCGCGACAGAGAGGGGAAAATCACCTCTCTCATGTCTGTTCAAAGAGACATCACCGAGCGCAAGCAGGCGGAAGCGGAGCGGGAGAAGCTGGTTGTTCAACTTCAGGAGGCCCTTGAGAAGGTCAAGACCTTGAGAGGGTTTATCCCCATTTGTGCTTCCTGCAAGAAGGTGCGTGATGACAAGGGATACTGGACCCAGGTGGAGGCCTATGTCAGTGAGCATTCGCTGGCGGAATTCAGCCACAGCATCTGCCCCGAGTGCATGAAGAAGCTGTATCCGGAGTATCCCATGAAAGAAGATCATACATGATTGCTTTTCGAGAAGAGAGAACCATTCTTGCCCGGGAGGAAGCGGGAGGGATATGAGATCATTCAGGGACATCAAACACGATTACCGGTTCATGGAAGAAGACGAGCAGCGACTCGCGCAGATGCGGCCGCTTATGGAGGAACACGGAGAGGAGATCATGAGCACGCTCGGCCTCTGGATCATGGGGACCAGGGGCGCGGCCCAATTCTTTACCGAAAAATCAAGGCAGAATCACGTTTTCAGCGCACAGAAGGTCTGGTTCAGTGAACTTTTTTCAGGAACGTACGACAACCGGTTCTACGAGAAACTTATTCGCATCGGATTGACGCACGTCAAACATAACGTCGACGCCCACTACATGAACCGCGCAGTGAATCTCGTGAAGAACGCCTGTATAGGCATTATCCAGAAGAACGAGGAGAACAAGGTCGAGGCGACCAACAAAATTATTTCCGTGGGCAAGATCCTCGACATCAGCCTGGACGTGATTACAACGGCCTATATCGAGGAAGAGTTGCGGATCTATTCTCCGGCGTACAAGGTAAAGAGTTCTCTCATCGCTTTCGCGGAGCGCTTCTCTCAATCCATGAACCTCATCCTTGTTCTCGCGCTTATCGGCCTGACGCTCGGCGTGGTCGGATTATTTGTCATTGACGTGGGACATCTTATCGCGGGCGATCTCGAGCGGGGCATCATCTCCGCCCTTGGGTCCATGCTCATCCTTTGGCTGCTGATCGAGCTCATGAACACCGAGATATCCCACCTTAAGGGAGGGAAATTCCATATCAGCGTGTTCATCGGCGTGGCACTTGTAACGATGATCCGGGAGACGATGATCGCCACACTCAAGCATGACCGTCCCGAATCGATCTACTATCTGATCGCGGCTATTCTGGTCATCGGTCTGGTGTACTGGCTCGTAGTAAAAACCGAGAGTAAGGATAAATAAGGTATGACCTGCGTCATACCCTTTGTTATCCTTTGACGATATACTATGATCAACTGATCTCATCTTGCATGAGAGGAGAATTATGGATACCCGAAATGTCTGTTCACCTCCCTCGGAAGACGACCTGAGGGCGGCGCTCAAAGAGATGAAAGCTTATATGGATGTCACCGAGGAGGATCTCAAAAAAATCTATGAGATCGCCCTCCGGCATGCGCGGGAGCGGATCGCCTCACAGGTCCCGGTGAAGGACATTATGACGACGACCGTGGTAAGCGTTAAGAGAAACGCCGACTTGCACGAGGCCGCGCGACTTTTATCGGATAACAGCATCAGCGGCATGCCCGTTGTCGACGACAACAACCGCGTGATCGGCGTCGTCAGCGAGGCGGACGTTCTGACGCTTGCGGGCATGAAGAAGGAACACACGTTCAAGGACATTTTGCGCACTATCCTCGGCGAACCCGTGCCCGCCCGTTCCGGTGGAAATAAGGTCGAGGATGTCATGAGCTTTCCTCCGGTTACCAGCAAGGAAAATGACCGGGTTGTAGAGGTGGCTAAAATCCTTGACGAGCGGAGGATCAAGAGGATGCCGGTCGTTGATAATGAAGGGAAGCTTCTCGGCATTGTTTCCCGCGCGGACATTGTGCGGGCGATAGGGAAGAAGGGTTGAGTGTCAGGAGAGGGTGACGTTATCTGCTATCTAATGCAAACGCATAAAATATTGTTGCCTGTAGGGCAAGGCTTTAGCCTTGCTTTAAGCAACCCTGAAGGGTTGCCCTACAAATGATATAACAACAATAATTATTGCGTTTGCTATAGTATCCTGTA
It includes:
- a CDS encoding PAS domain S-box protein, whose protein sequence is MTPTVAKYLSTVWPELSGSKVVFAAAVILLIANLGALIDLIFHPEIPYFHEEHLIVGGITALLTAVLFVILTMHLKTSRISEKRLRSLFDVSPDFILILDTNGVIIQTNQASVSGSGYRKRELIGHGINEFLTPSSQKIFEKHFPVLMELGSCRVEIESVLKDGSVRVMDCRAIALRDREGKITSLMSVQRDITERKQAEAEREKLVVQLQEALEKVKTLRGFIPICASCKKVRDDKGYWTQVEAYVSEHSLAEFSHSICPECMKKLYPEYPMKEDHT
- a CDS encoding protoglobin domain-containing protein — its product is MRSFRDIKHDYRFMEEDEQRLAQMRPLMEEHGEEIMSTLGLWIMGTRGAAQFFTEKSRQNHVFSAQKVWFSELFSGTYDNRFYEKLIRIGLTHVKHNVDAHYMNRAVNLVKNACIGIIQKNEENKVEATNKIISVGKILDISLDVITTAYIEEELRIYSPAYKVKSSLIAFAERFSQSMNLILVLALIGLTLGVVGLFVIDVGHLIAGDLERGIISALGSMLILWLLIELMNTEISHLKGGKFHISVFIGVALVTMIRETMIATLKHDRPESIYYLIAAILVIGLVYWLVVKTESKDK
- a CDS encoding CBS domain-containing protein produces the protein MDTRNVCSPPSEDDLRAALKEMKAYMDVTEEDLKKIYEIALRHARERIASQVPVKDIMTTTVVSVKRNADLHEAARLLSDNSISGMPVVDDNNRVIGVVSEADVLTLAGMKKEHTFKDILRTILGEPVPARSGGNKVEDVMSFPPVTSKENDRVVEVAKILDERRIKRMPVVDNEGKLLGIVSRADIVRAIGKKG